The DNA window TAAACATCTCATAAATCACAACCTGAGTTTAACAATATCATACACAATGTAAATAAAGGACAAACTGCCTTATTATAAGCCGATTCGATATATAGGAGTTTGAAAATACCATGtggtaaataaagaaaacaatccCCTACCATTAGCCGATTCTGTATAAAGTAAACAATCCCCTACTATTCGCAGATTCTTTATAAAGTAAAGAATCCTCTACCATTAGCTGATTgtttataaagtaaacaatcTCCTACCAATAGTGGATtctttataaagtaaacaatcCCCTACCATTAGCTGATTGTTTATAAAGTAAAGAATCCCCTACTATTCGCAGATtctttataaagtaaacaatcCCCTACCATTAGCTGATtctttataaagtaaacaatcaCCTACCAATAGTGGATTCTTTATAAAGTAAAGAATCCCCTACCATTAGCGGATtctttataaagtaaacaatcCCCTACCATTAGCGGATtctttataaagtaaacaatcCCCTATCATTAGCTGATtctttataaagtaaacaatcCCCTACTATTCGCAGATTCTTTATTAGGTAAACAATCCCCTACCATTAGCTGATTGTTTATTAAGTAAACAATCCCCTACCATTAGCGGATtctttataaagtaaacaattttcTTCCATTAGCTGATTCTTTATAAGTTAAATAATTTCCTACCAATAGCGGATtctttataaagtaaacaatcCCCTACTATTCGCAGATtctttataaagtaaacaatcCCCTACCATTAGCGGATtctttataaagtaaacaatcCCCTATCATTAGCTGATtctttataaagtaaacaatcCCCTACTATTCGCAGATtctttataaagtaaacaatcCCCTACCATTAGCTGATTGTTTATTAAGTAAACAATCCCCTATCATTAGCTGATtctttataaagtaaacaatcCCCTACCAATAGTGGATtctttataaagtaaacaattcCCTACCATTAGCTGATTCTTTCTGAAGTAAACAATCCCCTACCAATAGCGGATTCTTTATACAGTAAACAATCCCCTACCAATAGTGGATtctttataaagtaaacaattcCCTACCATTAGCTGATtctttataaagtaaacaatcCCCTATCAATAGCAGATtctttataaagtaaacaatcCCCTACCATTAGCGGATtctttataaagtaaacaatcCCCTACTATTCGCAGATTCTTTATAAAGTAAAGAATCCTCGACCATTGGCGGATTCTTTATAAAGTAAATAATCTCCTACCATTAGCGGATTCTTTATTAAGTAAACAATTTCCTTCCATTAGCTGATTCTTTATAAGTTAAATAATCTCCTACCAATAGCGGATtctttataaagtaaacaatcTCCTACCATTACCGGATTCTTTATTAAGTAAACAATCCCCCTACTATTTGCAAATTCTTTCTGAAGTAAACAATCCCCTACCAATAGCGGATtctttataaagtaaacaatcTCCTACCAGTAGCGGATtctttataaagtaaacaatcCCCTACCATTAGCTGATTgtttataaagtaaacaatcCCCTATCAATAGCAGATtctttataaagtaaacaatcCCCTACCATTAGCGGATtctttataaagtaaacaatcCCCTACTATTCGCAGATTCTTTATAAAGTAAAGAATCCTCGACCATTGGCTGATTCTTTATAAAGTAAACGATCACCTACCAATAGTGGATTCTTTATAAAGTAAAGAATCCCCTACCATTAGCTGATtctttataaagtaaacaatcCCCTACCATTAGCGGATTCTTTATAAAGTAAAGAATCCCCTATCATTAGCTGATtctttataaagtaaacaatcCCCTACCAGTAGCGGATtctttataaagtaaacaatcCCCTACCATTAGCTGATTgtttataaagtaaacaatcCCCTACCAATAGTGGATtctttataaagtaaacaatcCCCTACCATTAGCTGATTGTTTATAAAGTAAAGAATCCCCTACTATTCGCAGATtctttataaagtaaacaatcCCCTACCATTAGCTGATtctttataaagtaaacaatcaCCTACCAATAGTGGATTCTTTATAAAGTAAAGAATCCCCTACCATTAGCGGATtctttataaagtaaacaatcCCCTACCATTAGCTGATTGTTTATTAAGTAAACAATCCCCTACCATTAGCGGGTtctttataaagtaaacaattttcTTCCATTAGCTGATtctttataaagtaaacaatcCCCTACCAATAGTGGATtctttataaagtaaacaattcCCTACCATTAGCTGATGctttataaagtaaacaatcCCCTACCATTAGCGGATtctttataaagtaaacaatcCCCTACCAATAGTGGATtctttataaagtaaacaattcCCTACCATTAGCCGATTCTTTCTGAAGTAAACAATCCCCTACCAATAGCGGATtctttataaagtaaacaatcCCCTACCATTAACTGATtctttataaagtaaacaatcCCCTATCAATAGCAGATtctttataaagtaaacaatcCCCTACCATTAGCGGATtctttataaagtaaacaatcCCCTACTATTCGCAGATTCTTTATAAAGTAAAGAATCCTCGACCATTGGCGGATTCTTTATAAAGTAAATAATCTCCTACCATTAGCGGATTCTTTATTAAGTAAACAATTTCCTTCCATTAGCTGATTCTTTATAAAGTAAAGAATCCTCGACCATTGGCGGATtctttataaagtaaacaatcCCCTACCATTAGCGGATtctttataaagtaaacaatcCCCTACTATTCGCAGATTCTTTATAAAGTAAAGAATCCCCTACCATTAGCTGATtctttataaagtaaacaatcaCCTACCAATAGTGGATTCTTTATAAAGTAAAGAATCCCCTACCATTAGCGGATtctttataaagtaaacaatcCCCTACCATTAGCGGATTCTTTATAAAGTAAAGAATCCCCTATCATTAGCTGATtctttataaagtaaacaatcCCCTACTATTCGCAGATtctttataaagtaaacaatcCCCTACCATTAGCTGATTGTTTATTAAGTAAACAATCCCCTACCATTAGCGGGTtctttataaagtaaacaatttcCTTCCATTAGCGGATTCTTTATAAAGTAAAGAATCCTCGACCATTGGCGGattttttataaagtaaataatCTCCTATCATTAGCTGATtctttataaagtaaacaatcCCCTACTATTCGCAAATTCTTTCTGAAGTAAACAATCCCCTACCAATAGCGGATtctttataaagtaaacaatcTCCTACTATTAGTGGATtctttataaagtaaacaatcTCCTACCAATAGCGGATTATTTATAAAGCTAACAGTTTCCTTCCATTAGCGGATTCGCAAGAGTAGACGTCGTTCTCACGTTACTTCTTGTACATAGTTAGCATATAGCTTTTCAGCATCAAAACATCAGCTGCTGCGTTTGATGTTGAATTTCATATACTTTTTAgtttttgttaaatgaaaatatttcctttataaatgctgtaaatcatttttactgCAGAATAAAATTATAGTGTTGAACTATGAAAGGCATTGTTTTTGCACATATTACACATATTTCATTTActctttctaaaatatattgtacatgttcttttattttgaaattgagATGGTTTTATTTCTACGTATACAACATTTATTTCTTTAGGATATACGTTTTTCGAAATCCTTACTTATAATGAAGACTAAATCACAGAATctcaaaatttgaattatattcATGCATAGATTGAATGTTTACAAAACCTAGCAGTATGGAGAATCATTAAAGGCTTATTAGCACATTCTAAAATCGAGGTCcctgaaattaattatttccatttcataaaaaatgataaattagcAAAAGAATTGTTGCTGTACTTTAATTTCtagtaacattaaaaattagtCATTCTATGCAAAAGTAAATTAGGAAATTATTATCAATGTATGATCTTttgaatttaatgcattttgaaATGTTGCACATTGCACTCGAATATAAAAACCAAAAGTCATCTCTAAAAGGACACGGTCACAACTGCACCCCAGAACAACCGTATATTGTCGCGACATATGTTAATGTCTCTCTAATGTCTCAACAATGCAAGCATTTAATAACACATGTCTATTAAACActaaaaattatcattataaaaagGTTCTTGACtgaaacaattttaaacatGAAACACAAGAAACATATAAAAAGAATATGAAAGTCATTGGCAACAATTATTTCATATATTGAAACATGTGCCATGTACCTTTGTATACAAATGTTTTAATGATCTATTAATTTTTAATGGAAAAAGAGTCGTATATCCATATGCACACTAGCAGAAGTTTTGAAACTTCATTGCTGCAATATCTAtcaacttttttgtattttgttggaACAATttgtcttttattaaaaaaaatggaaattctTTGTATGACTGGCACAACTCCAAAAATATCCAAGCACATTCCGATGTTTCGTGCATGTTGTAATAACAAAGGAATAGTAAAAAATACGCATACGATTTATTATACATTGTGATAAGGAAAACTTTTGCATTTTCAACCAGCTCGTGTATATCTTTTGGATAAAAATGACTGGATTTATGGATATTTACAGCCAATTTCACAAAATGGTTCTCAAACAAACTAGTATAATCACAAgatttttttgaacatttttttgacAGAGATTCAAAATTGACAGATTCAATTAGGGGAGTGATTGGTAGATTTTTAACAGTCTCAGATATCAATTTAATGCATTTCTGATACCTTTTTTCACAATACCAAAGTGTCGCCAAGTAGAGTGAACCAAATATATCAGCGTGTTGTCCAAACATAAATGCCACTTCTGCTGATAATAAATACGATTCAAAACCAGTCAGCACAAATTTGTCATACAGAAGTACGCCTACTCTTCTCATAACCAAAAGCCATATGTATTTCAGAATAGCAATTCTCAGCTGGTTTTCTTCACTTTGTAATGCAACCATGATCTTTAGGACGGAATTCATGCATTCACGATACGTAGTCTGGTGACCATTTACCACTATAAGGGCTAAGCATAATGAATAGAATGTGCGCAGCTTGCGAGGCTCGTTGTTTAATCTCATCATTTCTAAAGGAACATGTAAgcttattaaataatttatcaatGCATTTTCACAACGAAGCACTACAAGAATATTTTCTTGTATTGAGCGTCTTTTCTCAACCATTCTCGGTTTCGAAAAAAGGTTATTTTCAGGTGTAAAATAACTTGGACAACAGCCTCTCATGACAAATAATAAGAGTCGAGTTAAACAGATACGTAGACAGTAGAATATATTTTGTGGAATCCAAAACTCAGGATGAATATCTTCAAGAATATGAAATAGAACTGTTTTCAAGTGGTAGGAAGAAACCGTATCCTCTGTTTCAGCACATAAAtcaataactacatgtattataattttcatCAAACCGTAACAACAGAACTGAACATGGTTTAATGAATGGACAATTTTTTGCTCAAgaacagaaaatgaaatcaacCATTGATGTCCATTTTCGTCTCCATTTACTGGACCTTTAGGAACACAATGCATAACCGGTATATTTTggttaattattttcatttttacatcATTCCAAAACTTTGTTTCAAAGGTTTGCAAGAATACATTTGATGAATCTGGATGTATGACAATCGCATGACAACGGTCAAATCCATCTGGATAATTTGTTGAAAAACAGGGTCCATGATTCCTCTGGTCAAAGTTTACATTAATAGCCACAGTTTGTCTTAATAGTAAAAATTGTATTCTTGACCAATACCACTTGATGCCAAATCTAGTTAATTTACAGAATCCTGGTTTGCAACCATTTCTCGTAGCTATCAACTCACATTTAGGATGAAACGATTCCATGCTGATTTTCGGAAAAGGTGTAGATAACAGTACATCAAGATCACTCCAATCAAACAAAAATCCCTCACCTTTACTTCCGGATATGTATTGACACTGATAAGCTGTTGAATCACGTAAAGCATACACATAAAGTGCGATTACTTCCCTGCGAATATGGACATCCTCCTCTGAACCAACAGCTAGCTGTAGTTGATTCCAAAAGTATATAGGGCTTATGTAGTATGGATTTATTTCTGAAGTCAGTCCTTTATTAAAAGAGAAACAAGTTGAAACTCAAAATTAAGAACATCTGGTCATTACATAAAACATGACTTTTCagttatatgatatttttttctataatagaTATAGTCTATCATCATGTACTATCTTAAAACATTCGGGTATTTTGGGTAtgtgtgtgtatttttattattaaggtcttccggttccaacggaagaccttattgttattgctttgtttctttttggtatcaagaaaaaggggctggtccctcaaattaggggccataagggctctaaagtctttcttccatagcactttactgaaaaatattctgtaatatgtttaagacgcaaatatgttcatcttacaattataaaactatacattataaaaattgtatcatgcgttacgtaattaggggttttaaggggccaggaGTCCAAAACGTTGATcaattatatctcaaaaaggacaaatattttgaaaagcaatatagaataaaagatgcttagaatgatgttttaaacaatattcaatcataaaagtttcgttatctggccccaattacgagataaggggtcggcccctaaaaggtCCCATCAGAGATAGCtaaaaaacggcaaagaatttctaaacacttattgaagaaaatatgtttaatatcaaaagacctGTCAtatgatgtcaagaaaaaggggctgtctCTTTaaattagggaccaaaagggctctaaagtcttccatagcactttactgagaaatactttgaaaagcaatattgaataataaatgCTTAGAATGATGCGCTTGTCAATATTCAACCATCGAAATTTTGTCAtatggccccaataaggagacaAGGGGTCAGCCCTAGGCCTAAAACCGTATTTAcaaaatagctcaaaaacggcaaagaatttcttaacacttgttgaaaaatatatgtttaatatcaaaagacctatctttttatttttaggggccataaaGGCTCTGAAGTCTTTCTtttatagcactttactgaacaatattttgttatatgtttccgaagcaaaaatgttcatttcacatttatttaacaataaattctAATTATGTTATCATGTGTTCCGTAATTAAGGGttaaatatcaaagtcaaggtcatataaccttcaaaaaattGCACGGAAgtcctcctcgttgctcgcaacgagatcgtgtctagttattattatttttagaaagatACGTTTTGAAACAACCAAAAACTACTTTcatagttttgaaaatttgacgtGAATAAAAAAAcgagttataattgtaaaaaatctATCACTTTTATGCTTTACGGTCGCAAgatgaagctctgccattcagtcaactgaatgataactgtATGGTCCGGACAGGTGACTAAATGGCACACATATGCAATTTAGTCacctttcagtcacctttcaattgacagaatggcagagattcatcctgtgagtgcagcaagaattacacatatataTTGCACCATTGTcaaaaatgtgatattttgagAATTATCGACAACTTCAAAGAATTtgtggtgtgtgtgtgtgtgtgtgtgtgagaaagagagagagagagagagagagagagagagagagagagagagagagagagagagagagagagagagagagagagagagagagagagagagagagagagagagagaaagaaagagggagagagagagagagagaggagagagagaatttctttgttgaaaaaaatcttacaaaataCATAGCAGACTTGCTTTCCTCTAAGATCGTTAAACTGATCAGCCTGTAAAATCtaatttgtgtttaatttgATCAAATGTGTAAaccataaatattatttttcttttgtaccTTGTTATCTGACCTTTTTCCCGGTTAATAAATTTCGAGTTCTTATTGGTTTATTTTTGCATGCTAAATACCAATTTTGTATCCATGCCGCTAGAACCATTTTGTACAAGtgtttttatttccaattttccAATGTAATAATTTGACAATACGCAATATTTACATAGATTTTATAACTGCGTattattttctctttattctCTTTTTAATAACTAAACAATGacaaactgtattttttttttattcattttcaatacaaatacaTCTATACCATCATTCACACCACACCACTCCCACACAGATTGGGAAAGtagatataaaaataataatacaataatgAAAGGGTCTTACTACACATTATGCCACGTCAAAGAGGCATACCCATCTTGACCATTTCTTTTGGTAAAATCTATTTTCCAACATTAGTTTCTCTAAAGAAtagtaattttgtaaatatttcacaatattcTCAGATGCAATATTAGCAGATTTTCTGGATTGACTAAAGATATGTCTCTTAACTAACATGATAATTAGGTTTATAACTAAGTATTTCTTTTCTGGAACACCAAAAATAACAGTTTTGGCATCAAATACAATTCTTTCACCAGACTTTCTAAAAATCCAATCAGACATTAATAACCATATCTGAAAAATAGATGGACAGTAAAAGAAGAGATGTGCAATTGTTTCTGGTTCTAAAAAACATATTGAACATAGTggggaatttttaattttacacatgTGAAGTATTTTGTTAGTACCTAATATTCTGAGGATAATTCTATAGTTAAACCATATCAGTCCTGAATCTTTTGTGGCAGATCTAGGGTTTGAATAAGCCTGTTTCCAGTTAAAATCTAGaggtaaatttaaattgaaGGCCCATTTGTTTTCACAAATAGGTTTATGATTAGATTTTGCCATCAAGTGATCATAGATATTCTGTGCTCCTTTTTTACACAAGCAAAGTATTTTGATAGATTCAGGTTGGTATGGTTTGATTATTACTTGATGTGAAAACTGCTTAACATTTGGCCAAGCACAAATAATTGCACGTTTCAAACCTTCATAAGTAGTAAATGGAATCTTAACTGGATATTCATTATGATTCTCTCATAACTAATGAATTCACCTTGAGtatcaaataaatcatgaacaatatgaaatcCTTTCTCATAAAGAGccttacaaaatacatatttattttgaatctttACTTTATTATTGTACCATAGTGGCTCACGCATGATATTGATATTATCAGTCTCTATAGTTTCCAAAAAATCACATAAATTAAATAaggtttctttccaaaaattattaCGAGTGGCTTTTGCCCTCTGTCTACAATATTCAGGTCCAAACTGACATAGTTTATAAGTATGACACCCagttatttcagaaaaaatacttaTCCAGCTTGAGTTAGTTGTTAGAAGTCTCCTAATCTATGTTAGTTTAAGAGacttaataaatatttcaacatttgtcaTTCTGCATCCccctttttcataatttaattgcaatgtttttcgagatattttgtctattttatttccccaaataaaattatacagtGTTTTTTCAAATTGCCGTATCCATTGAGTACTTGGTTTTGGAAGAGAGGTAAACAAATGTgtgaattttgataaaagtaaacttttaacaactgttatttttccaaatgttgaaatatttctttttaaccaGTGGTTAATTTCTTTTTGAACTAGTTTtagtttattatcaaaattcagTTGTTCCATGTCTTTTAGGTTAGCAGTATATGTTATTCCGAGAATTGTAAAAGGTTCTGTCGTCCATTGTAAACCAGTATCACTGCaaattgtatttgaattaatttttgagCCAATCCAGACTGCTTTTGTTTTGGAAATATTGGGTTTTAGTCCagataattttgaaaactgAAAAAGAAGATCAAGTGcgctttttaaacttttttcagaTCCATCCAAAAAAAGAACtgtatcatctgcatattgtaatagacatactttttcttttcctattttaatacctctaatgtttttattttgtcttatcAAAAGTCCTAATATCTCTACACATAAGTTGAATAAATATGGGGATACTGGGTCACCTTGTCGACAGCCCCTgcctatttcaaaaatttttgaaaaaaaaccattttgaaTAACGCATAATTTGGCCCCATTGTATAGTACTGATACCCACTTGATAAGATCAGgaccaaagttaaaaaaatgttatgtattgtacataaatttccatgatataaaatcaaaagcTTTTTCGAAATCTATGAGTAGAATCATACCTGGAATATGTTTATCCTGAGGTACGTCAATTACATCATAAACCATTCTTGTGTTTTCTCCAATAAATCTACCTTTGAGGAAGCCCTTTTGACTGTCGTGTATTAAGAAATCGAGGACATTTTTAATTCTATTTGCGATGCATGCTGAAACTATTTTGTATGTAACGTTAAGGAGAGATATTGGACGCCAATTAGTTAAATACTCCCGTGGTTTATCCCCTTTTGGCAGTATAGATATAATACCTTGTTTTTGAGTGACTGAAAGTTCACCAACATCAAATCCCACATTTACTGATCTTAATAAAAAGCATCCAAGATccttccaaaaaaattaaaaaaattctgtactAAAACCATCACTTCCTGggcttttgttatttttcataatttgtaATGCCAATAAGGCTTCCTCGTTAGTTATATAACTCTCTAAATTATTAGACATGTTTTACTCTAATATAGTTCTTATCAATAGTAATTTCAATATCAACATCTTGTAATTCTTTATCATAGCaggaatataaatttttataaaacgtCTCAATTTCTGCTAAAATATCTTCCTGTGAGGTAATAACAGTACCATTGCTGCGCATAAGTTTGCCAACAGTTTTATTgacataatttcttttttctaaactaagaaaatattttgttagttttttCACCCTGTTCAATCCAATTAAGTTTTGTTCtgataaataaatctttaataaaatcttttctGAATTCTTCCAAACTGTTCCGTgcattggttaattttttaagaatgtCCTCTGAATCATTACTATTCCTCAATATTTCTAgttgtttaatttctttttccaGAAGTTTTATTCTttcgttttttaattttttctttctagaacagtACTGTATTGTAGCACTTCTTATGCTCAGCAATAGTTGTTCAAAAAACATTTGATCATCGATAACTAAAAATAATTGTCATTCTTAACTGTATGGATACTTGCAGGATTGTATGGAAACACAGCATATTGTTCTTTAACTTTTTGTATATTACTTTTCACTAAATTAACATAAGTTTGATCATGGAGGAGTGAATTATTGAACTTCCAAAAGCCTTTACCCTTTTCgaatttagtaaaataaatttctataTAAACCATAGAATGGTCAGATCTATAACCAGGTAGAATATCAGATTTATCCAATAAAGCCATTAATTcgtttgaaattaaaaagaaaccaaGTGTATCTTTTTCGTTGTTCATATTTCACTCTCCATGGATCAATTAAACTGTGTACTACTTTCATGTTCAA is part of the Crassostrea angulata isolate pt1a10 chromosome 3, ASM2561291v2, whole genome shotgun sequence genome and encodes:
- the LOC128179091 gene encoding uncharacterized protein LOC128179091; amino-acid sequence: MGKSLCDRIIFELFQRAQAASKRLQTKPGLTSEINPYYISPIYFWNQLQLAVGSEEDVHIRREVIALYVYALRDSTAYQCQYISGSKGEGFLFDWSDLDVLLSTPFPKISMESFHPKCELIATRNGCKPGFCKLTRFGIKWYWSRIQFLLLRQTVAINVNFDQRNHGPCFSTNYPDGFDRCHAIVIHPDSSNVFLQTFETKFWNDVKMKIINQNIPVMHCVPKGPVNGDENGHQWLISFSVLEQKIVHSLNHVQFCCYGLMKIIIHVVIDLCAETEDTVSSYHLKTVLFHILEDIHPEFWIPQNIFYCLRICLTRLLLFVMRGCCPSYFTPENNLFSKPRMVEKRRSIQENILVVLRCENALINYLISLHVPLEMMRLNNEPRKLRTFYSLCLALIVVNGHQTTYRECMNSVLKIMVALQSEENQLRIAILKYIWLLVMRRVGVLLYDKFVLTGFESYLLSAEVAFMFGQHADIFGSLYLATLWYCEKRYQKCIKLISETVKNLPITPLIESVNFESLSKKCSKKSCDYTSLFENHFVKLAVNIHKSSHFYPKDIHELVENAKVFLITMYNKSYAYFLLFLCYYNMHETSECAWIFLELCQSYKEFPFFLIKDKLFQQNTKKLIDIAAMKFQNFC